One segment of Nostoc flagelliforme CCNUN1 DNA contains the following:
- a CDS encoding BMC domain-containing protein: METSNQRSLNAIEGVSNRDTFQDTALGLVSTRSFPAIVGTADMMLKSAGVHLVGYEKIGGGYCTAIVRGGIADVRLAVESGVQTAEQFGQLVSSLVIPRPYPNLDIVLPITTRFTKLMEDGNYSRLSNQAIGLVETRGFPAMVGACDAMLKAADVHLAAYEKIGGGLCTAIIRGSVANVAVAVEAGMFEAERIGELNAVMVIPRPLDEMEQTLPLASCWIEEREPLNLPVNIKEQVAEIEVLRLPDLTKLPTKIAEELWNDE; encoded by the coding sequence ATGGAAACATCTAATCAACGGTCTTTGAACGCCATCGAGGGAGTGAGTAATAGAGACACCTTCCAAGATACCGCTTTGGGTTTAGTTTCTACCCGCAGCTTTCCAGCAATAGTTGGGACGGCGGATATGATGCTAAAGTCAGCAGGAGTTCATCTAGTTGGGTATGAAAAAATAGGTGGTGGATATTGTACTGCGATAGTGCGGGGTGGAATTGCTGACGTGCGTCTTGCGGTAGAATCTGGTGTCCAAACGGCTGAACAGTTTGGTCAGTTGGTTTCTAGCTTAGTGATTCCCCGACCTTATCCTAACCTAGATATAGTACTTCCCATCACAACCCGTTTCACTAAATTGATGGAGGACGGCAATTACAGCCGTTTGAGTAATCAAGCAATTGGTTTGGTAGAAACGCGGGGATTCCCAGCGATGGTGGGCGCGTGTGATGCTATGCTTAAAGCTGCTGATGTTCATTTGGCAGCTTATGAAAAAATTGGTGGGGGTTTGTGTACAGCTATTATTCGGGGTTCCGTAGCAAATGTAGCAGTAGCAGTGGAAGCAGGGATGTTTGAGGCAGAACGCATTGGGGAATTAAATGCAGTAATGGTAATTCCTCGACCGCTAGATGAAATGGAGCAAACCTTGCCATTAGCAAGCTGCTGGATAGAAGAACGCGAACCGTTAAACTTACCAGTGAATATTAAAGAACAAGTTGCCGAAATTGAAGTACTAAGATTACCA
- a CDS encoding LbetaH domain-containing protein — MSVPLLRLSNNFDSYISGEVTIHPSAVLAPGVILQAAVNSKIIIGPGVCIGMGAILQVHEGTLEVEAGANLGAGFLMVGKGKIGANACIGSATTVFNYSVEPGQVIAPASILGDTSRQIAQTKEPEPSTNNPTATSAPPQKEEENGLGGGKEKEVSSTKFSASAFVDFKQNKSISYFKSPATPESQPPPVEEPANHADSTLQQSAQESTEDDSDPNQLATEPSNGFGTQIYGQGSINRLLTTLFPHRQSLNEPNSDD, encoded by the coding sequence ATGTCTGTGCCGCTACTGCGCCTCAGCAATAACTTTGATTCTTACATTAGTGGTGAGGTGACTATTCATCCAAGCGCAGTACTTGCACCTGGGGTGATCCTCCAAGCGGCTGTAAACAGCAAGATCATCATTGGGCCAGGGGTCTGTATTGGGATGGGAGCAATTCTCCAAGTCCATGAAGGAACCCTAGAGGTAGAAGCAGGCGCAAACTTAGGAGCCGGTTTTTTGATGGTTGGCAAAGGCAAAATTGGAGCAAATGCTTGCATTGGTTCGGCAACAACAGTTTTTAATTATTCAGTTGAACCTGGGCAAGTAATTGCACCTGCTTCAATTTTAGGAGACACCAGTCGTCAGATTGCTCAAACAAAGGAACCAGAACCATCCACGAATAACCCTACGGCTACAAGTGCGCCACCGCAGAAGGAAGAGGAAAATGGCTTAGGGGGAGGTAAAGAAAAAGAAGTTTCCTCAACTAAATTCTCAGCTTCGGCTTTTGTGGATTTCAAACAAAATAAGTCGATTTCTTACTTTAAATCTCCTGCTACTCCAGAAAGCCAGCCTCCTCCCGTAGAGGAACCCGCCAATCATGCTGACTCCACCTTGCAACAATCTGCCCAAGAGTCTACAGAAGATGACTCAGACCCCAATCAGCTAGCTACAGAACCCTCTAACGGTTTCGGGACTCAGATTTATGGGCAAGGGAGCATAAACAGACTGCTGACTACATTGTTTCCCCATAGACAATCTCTGAACGAGCCAAACTCTGACGATTAG
- a CDS encoding ribulose bisphosphate carboxylase small subunit has product MAVRSTAAPPTPWSRNLAEAQIHETAFVHPFSNLIGDVHIGANVIVAPGTTIRADEGTPFYIGENTNIQDGVVIHGLEQGRVIGDDQNKYSVWVGKNSCITHMALIHGPAYVGDNSFIGFRSTVFNARVGAGCIVMMHTLIQDVEIPAGKYVPSGAIITNQQQADRLPDVQDQDKDFAHHVVGINQALRAGYLCAADSKCIAPIRDENTKSYKGNGVTVLELERSSEVASNSLGAETIEQLRYLLEQGYKIGTEHVDQRRFRTGSWTSCQPIEPRSIGEAIAALESCVSEHSGEYVRLFGIDKDRRRVLESIIQRPDGDVKPATNFKAPTSSYNSSHSNGSYSSNGNGNGSSSGKVNGETVEQIRQLLAGGYKIGMEHVDERRFRTGSWTSCKPIEATSINQVISGLEECIESHQGEYVRLIGIDTKAKRRVLETIIQRPNGQVASSGSQKSFTSSGTSGNATATATSNRLSTEVVDQLRQLLAGGYKISLEHVDERRFRTGSWTSTGQIQASSEREAIAAIEGHLGEYQGEYVRLIGIDPKAKRRVLETIIQRPNGQVASSGTQKSFTSSAPSATATATATSTRLSSEVVDQLRQLLAGGSKISLEHVDQRRFRTGSWTSTGQIQASSEREAIAAVEGHLGEYQGEYVRLIGIDPKAKRRVLETIIQRP; this is encoded by the coding sequence ATGGCAGTCCGCAGCACGGCGGCACCTCCAACCCCGTGGTCGAGGAATTTAGCTGAAGCGCAAATCCATGAAACAGCCTTTGTGCATCCGTTCTCCAATCTGATTGGAGATGTACATATAGGTGCAAATGTAATCGTTGCTCCGGGGACTACGATTAGAGCGGATGAAGGCACACCTTTTTATATTGGTGAAAATACTAATATTCAAGATGGTGTTGTGATTCATGGCTTGGAGCAAGGTCGAGTAATTGGCGATGATCAAAATAAATACTCGGTGTGGGTAGGTAAAAACAGTTGCATTACCCACATGGCTCTAATTCACGGCCCAGCTTATGTAGGGGATAATTCCTTCATTGGCTTTCGCTCTACGGTGTTTAATGCCAGGGTGGGTGCAGGTTGCATCGTGATGATGCACACTTTGATTCAAGACGTAGAAATTCCCGCAGGTAAGTATGTACCTTCGGGAGCGATCATTACCAATCAGCAGCAAGCTGACCGCTTGCCAGATGTGCAAGATCAAGATAAGGACTTTGCTCATCATGTGGTTGGGATTAATCAGGCGTTGCGTGCTGGTTATCTTTGTGCTGCGGATAGCAAATGTATTGCACCAATTCGGGATGAGAACACTAAATCTTATAAGGGTAATGGTGTTACTGTTTTAGAGCTAGAAAGGAGTAGTGAAGTGGCGAGCAATAGCTTGGGTGCAGAAACAATAGAGCAGTTGCGCTATCTATTGGAACAAGGGTATAAGATTGGTACAGAACACGTAGACCAGAGACGGTTCCGCACGGGTTCTTGGACTAGTTGCCAACCAATTGAGCCGAGATCCATCGGTGAAGCGATCGCAGCATTAGAAAGCTGTGTCAGCGAGCATAGCGGCGAATATGTCCGACTGTTTGGTATTGACAAAGATAGACGACGTGTGTTAGAGAGCATCATCCAACGCCCGGATGGTGATGTGAAACCAGCTACCAATTTTAAGGCTCCGACTAGTAGTTATAACAGTAGTCATAGCAATGGCAGCTACAGCAGTAATGGTAATGGTAACGGCTCTAGCAGTGGCAAAGTCAATGGCGAAACTGTAGAGCAAATCCGCCAACTCTTGGCAGGTGGTTACAAAATTGGTATGGAACACGTAGACGAGCGCCGTTTCCGTACTGGTTCCTGGACTAGCTGTAAGCCAATTGAAGCAACTTCTATAAATCAAGTAATTTCCGGTTTGGAAGAATGTATAGAAAGCCATCAAGGCGAGTATGTACGTTTAATCGGCATTGATACCAAAGCCAAACGGCGGGTATTAGAAACAATTATCCAACGTCCAAATGGTCAAGTAGCCTCCTCTGGTAGTCAGAAATCATTTACTAGCAGTGGAACTTCTGGTAATGCTACGGCAACAGCTACTAGCAACCGTTTGAGTACAGAAGTGGTAGACCAACTCCGGCAATTATTGGCTGGTGGGTATAAAATTAGCCTTGAACACGTAGACGAACGACGGTTCCGTACAGGTTCCTGGACTAGTACTGGTCAAATTCAAGCCTCCTCAGAAAGAGAAGCGATCGCAGCTATAGAAGGACACCTTGGCGAATACCAAGGGGAATATGTACGCTTAATTGGTATTGACCCCAAAGCCAAGCGTCGGGTATTAGAAACGATTATCCAACGTCCAAATGGTCAAGTAGCCTCCTCTGGCACTCAGAAATCATTTACTAGCAGTGCGCCTTCTGCAACAGCAACAGCAACAGCTACCAGTACCCGCTTGAGTAGTGAAGTTGTAGACCAACTCCGACAATTATTGGCTGGCGGCTCTAAAATTAGCCTTGAACACGTAGACCAACGGCGGTTCCGTACAGGTTCCTGGACTAGTACCGGTCAGATTCAAGCCTCCTCAGAAAGAGAAGCGATCGCAGCCGTAGAAGGACACCTTGGCGAATACCAAGGGGAATATGTGCGCCTAATTGGTATTGACCCCAAAGCCAAGCGTCGGGTATTAGAAACGATTATTCAACGGCCTTAA
- a CDS encoding EutN/CcmL family microcompartment protein, which translates to MQVAKVRGTVVSTQKDPSLRGVKLLLLQLVDEDGNILPQYEVAADSVGAGVDEWVLVSRGSAARQVIGNEQRPLDAVVVAIIDTIHVEDRLIYSKKDQYR; encoded by the coding sequence ATGCAAGTCGCCAAAGTTCGCGGCACAGTAGTTAGCACGCAAAAAGATCCAAGTCTTCGAGGTGTAAAACTACTGTTGTTACAATTAGTGGATGAAGACGGTAACATCCTGCCACAATACGAGGTAGCAGCAGATAGTGTGGGAGCAGGAGTCGATGAGTGGGTACTTGTCAGTCGTGGCAGTGCCGCTCGTCAAGTTATTGGCAATGAACAGCGACCATTAGATGCAGTGGTAGTAGCGATTATAGATACTATTCACGTTGAAGATCGCCTCATTTACAGCAAAAAAGATCAATATCGATAA
- a CDS encoding carbon dioxide-concentrating mechanism protein CcmK codes for MSIAVGMVETLGFPAVVEAADAMVKAARVTLVGYEKIGSGRVTVIVRGDVSEVQASVGAGVESVKRVNGGQVLSTHIIARPHENLEYVLPIRYTEDVEQFRENVNAIRPFGRRP; via the coding sequence ATGTCAATTGCAGTGGGAATGGTTGAAACGCTAGGCTTTCCAGCAGTAGTGGAAGCTGCTGATGCAATGGTGAAAGCTGCCCGTGTTACTCTAGTAGGCTATGAAAAAATCGGCAGTGGTCGAGTTACCGTAATTGTTCGGGGTGATGTGTCGGAAGTGCAAGCTTCCGTAGGCGCTGGTGTTGAATCAGTGAAGCGAGTCAACGGCGGACAAGTGTTATCTACTCACATCATTGCTCGTCCTCACGAAAACTTGGAATACGTCCTACCAATTCGTTATACCGAAGATGTAGAGCAGTTCCGGGAAAATGTGAATGCAATTCGCCCTTTCGGTAGAAGACCGTAA
- a CDS encoding carbon dioxide-concentrating mechanism protein CcmK — protein MPIAVGMIETKGFPAVVEAADAMVKAARVTLVGYEKIGSARVTVIVRGDVSEVQASVAAGVEAAKRVFGGEVLSTHIIARPHENLEYVLPIRYTEAVEQFRT, from the coding sequence ATGCCAATTGCAGTTGGGATGATTGAAACGAAGGGCTTTCCAGCAGTAGTGGAAGCTGCTGATGCGATGGTGAAAGCCGCCCGTGTGACTTTAGTAGGGTATGAAAAAATTGGTAGCGCTCGCGTCACCGTGATAGTTAGGGGAGATGTATCGGAAGTACAAGCTTCCGTAGCTGCTGGGGTTGAAGCGGCGAAAAGAGTTTTTGGTGGTGAAGTGTTATCCACTCACATCATTGCTCGTCCTCACGAAAACCTAGAATACGTATTGCCGATACGTTACACAGAAGCTGTGGAACAGTTCCGTACTTAA
- a CDS encoding NAD(P)H-quinone oxidoreductase subunit F yields the protein MDQFLFSTSWFVPLYSLLGAILTLPWGIGIIRRTGPRPAAYINLLMSVLAFAHSLLVFNIIWNREPEKLLVTWFKAADLDLSFALELSAVSIGATVLITGLSLLAQVYALGYMEKDWSLARFFALLGFFEAALSALAISDSLFFSYALLEVLTLSTYLLVGFWYAQPLVVTAARDAFLTKRVGDLLLLMAVVTLSTLAGSLNFSDLYEWAQTANLSPVTSTLLGLALIAGPAGKCAQFPLHLWLDEAMEGPNPASVMRNSLVVAGGAYLLYKLQPLLALSPVALDVLVVMGTVTAIGATLVSIAQIDIKRSLSHSTSAYMGLVFLAVGLQQGGVALMLLLTHAIAKALLFMSSGSVILTTQSQDLTEMGGLWSRMPATTTAFIVGAAGMVTLLPLGSFWAMLAWADGFVNISPWVIGVLLLVNGLTALNLTRVFRLVFWGKPQQKTRRTPEVGWQMALPMVILTVLTLLVPLMLQQWYLLPDWESINWYVALALFTSTVVGVGVGSTVHLHKAWSRSRILAWRFVQDLLGYDFYIDRVYRVTVVGAVALLSKISAWSDRYLVDGLVNLVGFATILGGQTLKYSISGQSQGYMLTILAVVSVLGLFISWSSGLLDKLPF from the coding sequence ATGGATCAATTTCTATTTTCAACAAGTTGGTTTGTGCCTTTATATAGCTTATTAGGCGCAATTTTGACGTTGCCGTGGGGAATAGGAATAATACGGCGAACAGGGCCAAGACCTGCGGCATACATAAACTTGTTGATGAGTGTTTTGGCTTTTGCCCATAGCCTGTTGGTATTTAACATTATCTGGAATAGAGAACCAGAAAAGTTACTGGTGACGTGGTTTAAAGCTGCTGATTTAGACTTATCTTTTGCCTTGGAACTCTCAGCAGTCAGCATTGGGGCAACAGTTTTAATTACAGGGTTAAGCTTACTTGCACAAGTTTATGCTCTGGGTTACATGGAAAAAGACTGGTCGTTGGCACGTTTTTTTGCGCTGCTGGGATTTTTTGAAGCAGCGCTGAGTGCTTTAGCAATCAGTGATTCTTTGTTTTTCAGCTATGCCCTTTTGGAAGTACTGACGCTTTCAACTTACCTGCTGGTGGGATTCTGGTATGCTCAACCGCTAGTAGTGACAGCTGCGCGGGATGCGTTTTTAACCAAACGGGTGGGAGACTTGTTGCTGCTGATGGCAGTGGTGACGCTTTCCACTTTAGCCGGGAGTTTGAACTTTTCAGATTTATATGAGTGGGCGCAAACGGCTAATTTAAGCCCAGTGACATCAACATTGCTGGGGTTGGCGTTAATTGCTGGGCCTGCTGGGAAATGCGCCCAATTTCCCCTGCATCTTTGGTTGGATGAGGCAATGGAAGGGCCCAACCCCGCCTCGGTAATGAGAAACTCACTAGTCGTAGCTGGTGGTGCTTATTTGCTGTATAAACTACAACCATTGTTAGCTCTGTCGCCAGTTGCCTTGGATGTATTAGTAGTCATGGGAACGGTAACAGCGATTGGTGCCACATTAGTATCCATAGCTCAAATTGACATTAAGCGATCGCTATCTCATTCAACTAGTGCATACATGGGCTTAGTGTTTTTGGCGGTGGGGTTGCAGCAAGGGGGTGTAGCCTTGATGTTGCTGTTAACTCATGCGATCGCTAAAGCATTATTATTCATGAGTTCCGGTTCAGTAATCTTGACTACCCAAAGCCAAGACCTAACAGAGATGGGCGGTCTGTGGTCAAGGATGCCAGCCACAACCACTGCTTTTATTGTCGGTGCAGCCGGGATGGTAACACTCCTACCATTAGGAAGCTTTTGGGCAATGTTAGCATGGGCTGACGGTTTTGTGAATATTAGCCCTTGGGTAATTGGGGTTTTATTATTAGTTAATGGCTTAACAGCATTAAACTTGACCAGAGTATTCAGATTAGTCTTCTGGGGGAAACCGCAACAAAAGACCCGTCGCACCCCAGAAGTTGGTTGGCAGATGGCCTTACCAATGGTAATTCTCACAGTCTTGACTCTACTTGTACCTTTGATGCTACAGCAATGGTACTTGCTACCAGATTGGGAAAGTATTAATTGGTATGTGGCGTTAGCGTTGTTTACTTCTACCGTCGTGGGGGTAGGTGTAGGGTCTACAGTTCATCTACACAAAGCTTGGTCAAGATCCAGAATCTTGGCGTGGAGATTTGTGCAGGACTTGTTAGGTTATGATTTTTATATTGACCGAGTTTATCGGGTAACGGTAGTGGGTGCAGTCGCACTCCTATCTAAAATCTCTGCTTGGAGCGATCGCTATTTAGTCGATGGTCTAGTGAACTTAGTTGGGTTTGCGACGATTCTCGGCGGACAAACTTTAAAGTACAGCATTTCTGGGCAATCTCAGGGCTATATGTTGACCATCTTAGCGGTCGTTAGCGTCCTGGGTTTATTCATCAGCTGGTCATCTGGTTTACTAGATAAATTACCTTTTTAA
- a CDS encoding NADH-quinone oxidoreductase subunit M: protein MLSVLILVPLIGAALIGFSPSGINGKFARGMALVFASIAFLWTIILAIQFHPGEITQQFAESLPWIDVLGLNYNLGIDGLSLPLLVLNGLLTCIAIYSSDESLQRPKFYYSLILLLSAGVTGAFLAQDLLLFFLFYELELIPLYLLIAIWGGEKRGYAATKFLIYTAVSGILILASFLGMVWLSGSSSFALATLNPTTLPLATQLLLLGGILVGFGIKIPLVPFHTWLPDAHVEASTPISVLLAGVLLKLGTYGLLRFGMNLLPEAWAYVAPWLATWAVVSVLYGASCAIAQTDMKKMVAYSSIGHMGYVLLAAAASTPLSVLGAVMQMISHGLISAMLFLLVGVVYKKAGSRDLEVLQGLLNPERGMPVIGSLIVVGVMASAGIPGMLGFISEFIIFRGSFPVFPVQTLLSMIGTGLTAVYFLILLNRAFFGRLSAQVTNLPRVYWSDRGPAAILAVLIVIFGIQPGWLARWTEPTITAMVNSQNVVVAVSLDKAIGTRD from the coding sequence ATGCTTAGTGTTTTAATTCTAGTGCCGTTAATCGGTGCAGCTTTAATTGGTTTCTCGCCCTCTGGCATCAATGGCAAATTCGCCCGTGGGATGGCTTTAGTCTTTGCCAGTATTGCTTTCTTGTGGACAATCATACTAGCAATTCAGTTTCATCCAGGGGAAATCACTCAACAGTTTGCCGAGTCTCTCCCTTGGATAGATGTTTTAGGCTTGAACTATAACCTGGGAATAGATGGTTTATCTTTGCCACTGTTGGTTTTAAATGGATTGTTAACTTGCATTGCCATCTACAGCAGCGATGAATCCCTTCAGCGCCCTAAATTTTATTACTCTTTGATACTATTATTAAGCGCTGGGGTGACTGGAGCTTTTCTGGCACAGGATTTACTATTATTTTTCCTATTCTACGAATTGGAACTAATCCCGCTATATCTGTTGATAGCCATTTGGGGTGGGGAAAAGCGGGGTTATGCTGCAACAAAATTTCTCATTTATACTGCCGTTTCGGGAATCTTGATTTTGGCAAGTTTTCTCGGCATGGTTTGGCTGAGTGGTTCCTCTAGCTTTGCACTAGCAACCTTGAACCCTACGACTCTACCTCTTGCGACACAGCTTTTACTGCTAGGGGGAATTTTGGTAGGTTTCGGGATTAAAATTCCTTTGGTTCCCTTCCATACTTGGTTGCCAGATGCTCACGTTGAAGCTTCCACACCAATTTCTGTGCTATTGGCTGGAGTGTTGTTGAAGTTGGGAACTTATGGCTTACTGCGGTTTGGCATGAACTTGTTACCAGAAGCTTGGGCTTATGTGGCTCCTTGGTTAGCAACTTGGGCAGTAGTAAGTGTACTGTATGGTGCATCCTGCGCGATCGCCCAGACCGATATGAAAAAAATGGTGGCATACAGTTCCATTGGACACATGGGCTACGTGCTTTTAGCTGCGGCGGCTTCCACACCATTAAGTGTGTTGGGTGCTGTGATGCAGATGATTAGCCACGGCTTGATTTCCGCCATGCTGTTTTTGCTGGTAGGGGTTGTGTATAAAAAAGCCGGAAGCCGGGATTTAGAAGTTCTCCAAGGACTGCTGAATCCAGAACGAGGTATGCCCGTAATTGGTAGCTTGATTGTTGTGGGAGTGATGGCCAGCGCTGGGATACCGGGAATGCTGGGGTTTATTTCTGAATTCATCATTTTTCGGGGCAGTTTTCCAGTTTTTCCAGTACAAACGCTGCTATCAATGATTGGCACAGGCTTAACTGCGGTTTACTTCCTAATACTTCTCAACCGTGCCTTTTTTGGACGCTTGTCTGCACAAGTTACCAACTTACCACGAGTGTATTGGAGCGATCGCGGCCCAGCTGCAATTTTAGCTGTGCTGATTGTGATTTTTGGCATTCAACCTGGTTGGTTAGCACGCTGGACTGAACCAACAATTACAGCAATGGTGAATAGCCAAAACGTAGTAGTAGCAGTGTCCTTGGATAAAGCAATAGGGACTAGGGATTAG
- a CDS encoding CO2 hydration protein has product MVTIKKKAIHNPLAEYIERLQKGDALLPNSPENVLEVVGILKSYGVVLDAYSKNLNYIAEHQFLIFFPFFKYFNGEVSFQKLLRHWWHDRINFEYAEYCMKGMMWHGGGGLDTYLDTNEFKERAQAVITAKFKNNPLILGINQLFPDFLTEQLRVSAYYTGLGQFWRVMADMFLNLSDRYDRGEIKSIPQVVEHIKAGLVANASNPITYTVKIRGEVYEIIPKSVGLTFLADTAIPYVEAVFFRGTPFHGTVSYNAQGYQIPPDQTRFEYGALYADPLPIGGAGIPPTLLMQDMRHYLPEYLHEIYRRSLRGEDDLRVQICMSFQKSMFCVTTATILGLMPYPLDTKDPNEEKGNQVYLEKWMSRLETSRLLDVNK; this is encoded by the coding sequence ATGGTAACTATTAAAAAGAAAGCGATTCACAATCCCTTAGCTGAGTATATTGAACGTTTGCAAAAAGGAGATGCATTACTCCCCAATAGTCCAGAAAATGTGCTGGAAGTTGTTGGTATTCTTAAAAGCTATGGCGTAGTTTTAGATGCTTACTCAAAAAATCTTAACTATATTGCCGAACATCAGTTTTTAATATTTTTCCCATTTTTTAAATACTTTAATGGAGAGGTTTCTTTTCAAAAATTACTCCGCCACTGGTGGCATGACCGAATTAATTTTGAATATGCCGAGTATTGCATGAAAGGCATGATGTGGCACGGTGGCGGCGGACTAGATACCTATTTAGATACAAATGAATTTAAAGAAAGAGCGCAAGCTGTTATCACCGCAAAGTTTAAAAATAATCCTTTAATTCTGGGTATTAACCAACTGTTTCCAGATTTTTTAACAGAACAATTGCGCGTCTCTGCTTACTACACTGGTTTAGGTCAATTCTGGCGAGTCATGGCTGATATGTTCCTCAATTTATCAGACCGCTACGATCGAGGCGAAATCAAATCGATTCCCCAAGTTGTAGAACATATTAAAGCAGGGTTAGTGGCAAATGCATCAAACCCAATTACCTACACCGTCAAAATTCGGGGTGAAGTCTATGAAATCATTCCCAAAAGCGTTGGTTTGACCTTCTTAGCAGATACAGCAATACCTTATGTAGAAGCAGTATTCTTCCGGGGAACTCCTTTCCACGGTACAGTTTCATACAATGCCCAAGGATATCAAATTCCCCCAGATCAAACTCGATTTGAATATGGCGCATTGTATGCCGATCCTTTGCCCATCGGCGGCGCGGGTATTCCTCCAACGTTGTTGATGCAGGATATGCGTCATTATCTTCCAGAGTATTTGCACGAAATTTATCGTCGCAGCCTTCGTGGTGAAGATGATTTGCGGGTACAAATTTGCATGAGTTTCCAAAAATCGATGTTTTGCGTAACGACAGCAACGATTTTGGGACTGATGCCTTATCCTTTGGATACTAAAGATCCAAATGAGGAAAAAGGTAATCAAGTTTATTTAGAGAAGTGGATGAGTCGGTTAGAAACTTCGCGGTTGTTGGATGTGAATAAATAA